The Candidatus Binataceae bacterium genome includes the window CGCGAAGGTGCAGGCGGCGTGTCCGTTTTGCCCCGGCAACGAGACTATGGCGCCGGCGGAGATCCTGCGCATCACGCCCGCCGAGTTCCCGCAATGGAAGGGCGACGGGACCGCGGCGGGCGCGGGCACGGGCGCCGGATGGGTGATGCGCGTGTTCAACAACCTCTTTCCGCGGGTTCCGGCCGAGCTCACCGGCGGACGCAACGAGTCCTACATCGTGGTCGAGGATCCGCGTCACTTTTCGACTCTGCATCCGCGCGCCGGCGACCTGATGTGCACCGGCGCGCTTGGCGAGGAACATTTTCTGCGTCTCGTCCAGACCGACGTCGCCGTGATGCGCCGCGTGGCCGAGAATCGCGCGGCGCGGTCGATCGTGATTCGCAAAAACCAGGGGCGGGAGTCTGGCGCCTCGCAGCCGCATCTTCATCAGCAGCTCATCGGCGCACCGTCGGCGCTGCCGGCGCTCGTGGCCGAGGCCGAGGCCGAACGGCGCTCGCCGGGACTTTGGGACGAGTTGATCGAGCTCGTCGAGCGGCTGGGCCTGCTGATCGAGCGGCGTGGGGGGGTGGTGAGCTTCGCGAGCCCAATCGGCGCGTTCCCGCGAAGCTACGATGTGATGATGCCGCGGTTTCGCGGCACGCTGGCTGAGCTTGAGCCGGCCGACCTGCGCCTTTTCGCGCGCGCGATCTGCCGCATCCTGCGCGTACTGGGCCCGCTGCCGCTCGACTACGAGATTCATCAGGGCGAAGGATTGCCGCTCCACGCGCATATCAATTCTCGCCTCTACCCGTACTCGGCCGTGGCGGGGACGCTGAACCTGCCGAGCGTGCTGGTGCAGAACGTGGCGGCGCTCCGCCGTGCGCTCGAGCGCCACGAAGAGTTCTAGGAAGTCAGATCTATCAATTCTCTCCCAAAAACGCGGGAGAGGGGCTCAAAAGATCGCGAAACGATACTTTGCCCGAAGCGGAGGCAGAATTCAGGCGGCGCAGACCGCTGCGAGGCTACAGATCGCGACCCCGCGGCGGCCCTGCCGGAGGTCGTTGCGGTCGAAGCCGTTGGTGCAGTACCCCAGCGAGATTCCGCTTGCCGGATCGGCCCATCCGATCTGTCCGCCCGCGCCGCCGTGCCCGAACGCTGCCGGCGAATTGGTCTTACCGAAGCCGCGGAAATTGGCGAAGCCGTCGTCGCCCGCCACGACCACGCCCAGCGCGCGATTAACCTTGTGCCCCAGGTACGGATCGGTGTAATCGCCTGAGCGCGGCCTGAGCGCTTCCTTGAGAGTCTCCGGCTGCCAGAGCGGCCGCCCGTCCTTGCCGCGGTTGTGCATCACGCCCTGGTAGAACAGCGCCAGCTCGGCCGCGGTCATCACGCCGCCGCCGCCCGGCACGCCCGCCCGGCGCACGTCCGGATAGTTGAAGCCCATTATCGCCGTCTCGGTAACCTCGCTTTCCAACGGCGGCGGGAAGCCCAGCTTGCGCCACTCCTCGTCGGTGAGCGCTTCGCCGACATAGACCAGATCGGCGACGCGCGGATGAAGCTCCGGGGCAAGTCCGAGATGCATTCCGGGCAATCCGAGCGGCAGCGCGATCCGCTCGCGCACGAAGCGGCGGAAATCCATCCCGGAGCGCCGCTCTATGATCTCGGCGATTACCCAGAAGCCGGCCGTGGGATGATAGAAAAAACGATCGCCGGGCGGGAATTCGAGGCGCCATCTGGCGAAGCGCTCCAGGCGTTTGTCGCGGTCGTTCCATTCGTTCTGCGGAAACGACGCGTTGGGAAAGCCGGAGGTGTGCAGCAGCAGTTGTTCGACCGTGACCGAGTCCTTGCCGTTGGTGCCGAACTCGGGAACGATGGCGGCCGCGCGCTCGCGCACGTCGAGCTTGCCTTCGCCGATCAGCATCCAGGCCGCCGCCGACATGATCGCCTTGGTGCACGAGAAGATGGTGTAGAGCGTGTCGTTGGTGGCGGGGCGGTCGGCGCCGCCCTGGACCGCGCGGCCGAAGGTGCGCATCGCGCCGATCCGGCCGCTTCGCGCGATCGCGATCTGACACGACGGCAGCAATCCTTCGCTGACTTCGCGCGCGGCGCGCTCGAAGAGCGCGCCGACCCTTTGCGGATCGAGCCCCACTTCGCGCGGGCTTTCGGCAAACAACTCGGATGCGGACATCGTAGCGGTCTCTCCTCGGAAGGAACTTCTCTTCGAGAAATAACACACCGGCGCGGCGCCGGTCCAACGAGCCACCGGCGAGGACGCGCCACACGCGACCTGCCGCACCAAGTGTGTTTCAGTTGCGTCATGAAACCGAATGATGCTATGTAGGTCTATTAGAAAGTTGCATGATGCAACCAAAGCCGGCGCCGCGCCGGCCGCTCGCGGAGGAGCCAGCCATGGCCAGAGAAGTGGAATTTTTCTTCGACTACGGGAGCCCGTTCAGTTATCTCGCCGACACCCAGCTAAAGGGTTTGGCCGAGCGCACCGGCGCGCGCGTGATTTACCGCCCGATGC containing:
- a CDS encoding serine hydrolase domain-containing protein; the encoded protein is MSASELFAESPREVGLDPQRVGALFERAAREVSEGLLPSCQIAIARSGRIGAMRTFGRAVQGGADRPATNDTLYTIFSCTKAIMSAAAWMLIGEGKLDVRERAAAIVPEFGTNGKDSVTVEQLLLHTSGFPNASFPQNEWNDRDKRLERFARWRLEFPPGDRFFYHPTAGFWVIAEIIERRSGMDFRRFVRERIALPLGLPGMHLGLAPELHPRVADLVYVGEALTDEEWRKLGFPPPLESEVTETAIMGFNYPDVRRAGVPGGGGVMTAAELALFYQGVMHNRGKDGRPLWQPETLKEALRPRSGDYTDPYLGHKVNRALGVVVAGDDGFANFRGFGKTNSPAAFGHGGAGGQIGWADPASGISLGYCTNGFDRNDLRQGRRGVAICSLAAVCAA